The genomic interval GTCATGTATGCGGGCCGCATCGTCGAGGAACTCCCCGCCGACGCCCTCCACCTCGCCCGCCACCCCTACACCCGGGCCCTGGTCGGCTCCCTGCCCGACATGGACACCGACCGATCGGGCCCCCTCGCCACCATCCCCGGCCGCCAGCCCGCGCCCGCCGATGTCGCGGACGGCTGTGCCTTCGCCGACCGATGCACCTTCACCACCGCCCGCTGCGCTGTCCGCCCCGAGCTGCTCACCCGCACGGACACCCACTCCGTGGCCTGCTGGGAGGTCCGGTGAACATCGACAGCCTCACCGTCCGATACGGCTCCTTCACCGCGGTCGACCGCGTCAGCCTGGAGGTACCGAAGGGATCCGTCACCGGCCTCGTCGGGGAGTCGGGCTCCGGGAAGTCCACCGTGGCCCGTGCCGTGGCCGGCCTGACCCCGTACCAGGGCACGGTCACCGGCGTGGCGCCCGGCCGCATCCAGATGGTCTTCCAGGACCCGTACTCCTCGCTGAACCCGCGCATGAGCATCGGCGACGCCATCGCCGAAGGCACCCGCGTCCCCCGCGCCCAACGGCAGGAGGAGGTCGGCCGCCTCCTCGACCTGGTCTCCCTCCCGGCCGCGTACTCGGGCAAGTACCCCCGCGAACTCTCCGGCGGCCAGCGTCAGCGCGTCGCCATCGCCCGCGCCCTCGCCGCCCGGCCGGAGCTCCTCATCGCCGACGAGATCACCTCCGCGCTCGACGTCTCCGTCCAGGGCGCAGTCCTCAACCTGCTGCGCGAACTGCGCGGCGAACTCGGCCTGACCATGCTCTTCATCTCCCACAACCTCGCCGTCGTGCGCTACGTCTGCGACACCGTCGCCGTCATGCACCATGGCCGGCTCGTCGAGTCCGGCCCTGTCGAGAACGTGATCGGCGCACCTCAGGAC from Streptomyces drozdowiczii carries:
- a CDS encoding ABC transporter ATP-binding protein is translated as MNIDSLTVRYGSFTAVDRVSLEVPKGSVTGLVGESGSGKSTVARAVAGLTPYQGTVTGVAPGRIQMVFQDPYSSLNPRMSIGDAIAEGTRVPRAQRQEEVGRLLDLVSLPAAYSGKYPRELSGGQRQRVAIARALAARPELLIADEITSALDVSVQGAVLNLLRELRGELGLTMLFISHNLAVVRYVCDTVAVMHHGRLVESGPVENVIGAPQDAYTRALLDAVPRLARA